Proteins found in one Quercus robur chromosome 2, dhQueRobu3.1, whole genome shotgun sequence genomic segment:
- the LOC126706766 gene encoding stress-induced protein KIN2-like has protein sequence MDKSQNASYQAGEAKGQAQEKAGNMADKASNAAQSAKESCQEAGQQMKDKAQGACDTVKDKVGANK, from the exons ATGGACAAATCCCAGAATGCAAGTTACCAAGCTGGCGAGGCCAAGGGCCAAGCTCAG GAAAAGGCGGGCAACATGGCGGACAAGGCGAGCAATGCTGCTCAATCTGCCAAGGAATCATGCCAAGAG GCTGGCCAGCAGATGAAGGATAAGGCACAAGGGGCTTGTGATACAGTTAAGGATAAAGTTGGagcaaacaaatga